The genomic stretch CCCTGGCAGAAACTGACCAAGGTCGAGCTCCACCATGCGCTGCCGCAGATCATGGCGGGTCTCAACCAGACCATCATGCTGTCGCTCTCCATGGTGGTTGTCGCGGCCCTTGTCGGCGCAGACGGTCTCGGCGTGCCGGTGGTGCGCGCGCTCAACCAGGTCAATCCCGCGCTCGGTTTCGAAAGCGGCTTCGTCATCGTCGTCGTCGCCATCATTCTTGACCGGGTTCTGAAGATCGGAGGACGCAACAATGGCTGATGCGGTCGTCTTTGAAGATGTGAATATCGTGTTCGGCGACAAGCCGGAAAGCGCCCTGCCCCTGATGGATGCCGGCAAGGACCGCACCGAAGTGCAGCAGGAGACCGGCCAGGTCCTCGGCGTCCACAATTGCTCGCTCACCGTCGGGGAAGGTGAGCTTCTGGTGCTGATGGGGCTTTCGGGCTCGGGAAAGTCAACCCTGCTCAGGGCCGTCAATCGCCTCAACCCGGTCTGCCGCGGCCGCGTTCTGGTCAATGACGGCACGCAGATGACCGACGTGACCTCGGCCGACAACAAGACGCTGCGCCATATCCGGCTGTCACGGGTCTCCATGGTGTTCCAGCAGTTCGGCCTCTTGCCCTGGCGCAATGTGCGCGACAATGTCGCCCTCGGCCTCGAATTTGCGGGCCTGAGCAAGAAGGAGCGGCTGGACAAGGCCGAGACCCAGCTTGAGCTCGTCGGGCTGAAGGACTGGGGCGACAAGCTCGTCAGCGAGCTTTCCGGCGGCATGCAACAGCGCGTCGGCCTTGCTCGCGCCTTTGCCACCGAAGCGCCGATCCTGCTGATGGACGAGCCGTTCTCGGCGCTCGACCCGCTGATCCGCACCCGTCTGCAGGACGAGCTGATCGAATTGCAGCGCAATCTGAAGCGGACCATCATCTTCGTCAGCCATGACCTCGACGAGGCCTTCAAGATCGGCGACCGGATCGCGATCATGGAGGGCGGACGCATCGTCCAGTGCGGCACGCCGTCGGAAATCGTGCGCCAGCCGGCCGACGCCTATGTCGCGGATTTCGTCGCCAATGTGAACCCGCTCGGCGTGCTGCGGGCCGCCGATGTGATGAGCGACGATCAAGCCCCGGACGGCGCGCATCCCATCAACATCAATACCAAGCTGGCCGATATGATGGATGCGCTCGGCAAGGGCGCGACCCTGAGCGTGGTTGACGGCGACGGCAGGACCGTCGGCAGCGTCCGCCCCTCCAATGTCGTGACCGCGCTCAATCCGGCTATTCCGCTTGGATAAAGTTCTGGTAGCTGTCTGTTCAGACAGGAAAAAGGCGCTCCTTGGGGGCGCCTTTTGTCAGTGTGTGAAGATCACCGCGGTCACCGCGGCATCAGGAAGAATTCCAGCACGCCGGTGCGGATCGCGCGGCGCTTGACCTTGCTCTTGAAGGGAAGGGAAATCATGTTGCCGATGAGACGACAGACCTTGTAGGGCCGATAGTAGCGATCGATCTTTTCGCGCTCGCTGTCATGTTCGGGCACGACCGCCGTCGGGTCGACATGCTTCTTGTAGAGCCCGATCCACTCATTATGCGTGTAGCAGGTCCTGAACGAATTGGGGTGGACCTTCATGAAAAAGGTCGGCTTTGACGGCTCGAGGTTGAACTGGTCGAAGGACAGGAACACGAAATTGGAGGCGAAGTATTTCTCCGTCGCCTCCACGGAAGCCTCATTGCCGTCGTTATAATGGGCGCATGGCACGTCGCGACCGGCCTTGCGAAGAGCGTTGACGAAGATATGCTGCTCGGGCGTGTAACGGTTGTAGCGCTTGCTGCCCGTATCCCAGAGCGCCTCCTCCTCTGTCATCAGCGGCACGTCGTAGAGCTTTCTGATGTCTTCGGTCAGACCGAAGAAGGCAAGGTCGGACGGGTGAAAGGGAAAACGCAGCCGTGAGCGCGGATTGCGCGAGAAATAACTGCAGGCGAGAAGCTTGTGCGAAAAAAGCGCATAGGCCTC from Martelella sp. AD-3 encodes the following:
- the choV gene encoding choline ABC transporter ATP-binding protein, giving the protein MADAVVFEDVNIVFGDKPESALPLMDAGKDRTEVQQETGQVLGVHNCSLTVGEGELLVLMGLSGSGKSTLLRAVNRLNPVCRGRVLVNDGTQMTDVTSADNKTLRHIRLSRVSMVFQQFGLLPWRNVRDNVALGLEFAGLSKKERLDKAETQLELVGLKDWGDKLVSELSGGMQQRVGLARAFATEAPILLMDEPFSALDPLIRTRLQDELIELQRNLKRTIIFVSHDLDEAFKIGDRIAIMEGGRIVQCGTPSEIVRQPADAYVADFVANVNPLGVLRAADVMSDDQAPDGAHPININTKLADMMDALGKGATLSVVDGDGRTVGSVRPSNVVTALNPAIPLG
- a CDS encoding WavE lipopolysaccharide synthesis family protein — encoded protein: MDTKEITFLFQGVVDKPLVRDSFAAVRRYFPGSKVILSTWKKADVDGLDFDDLVLCDDPGFFYYSDQPGEKANNVNRQIVGNRAGLERVETPYCFRIRTDFRLTGNDFLQFFDAFPRRDEAYALFSHKLLACSYFSRNPRSRLRFPFHPSDLAFFGLTEDIRKLYDVPLMTEEEALWDTGSKRYNRYTPEQHIFVNALRKAGRDVPCAHYNDGNEASVEATEKYFASNFVFLSFDQFNLEPSKPTFFMKVHPNSFRTCYTHNEWIGLYKKHVDPTAVVPEHDSEREKIDRYYRPYKVCRLIGNMISLPFKSKVKRRAIRTGVLEFFLMPR